The region CCGCGACGGCGACAAGTTCGCGCGCCTCGACCCGTACTTCGGCTTCAAGCTCAAGTTCACGATCGATTTCCGCCATCCGGCCGTCGACAAGACGGGGCAGGAGCTGGAAGTCGATTTCGCGAACACGTCGTACGTGCGCGAGATCGCGCGTGCGCGCACCTTCGGCTTCGCGCACGAGGGCGAGATGCTGCGCGAGCTGGGCCTCGCGCGCGGCGCCACGATGGACAACACGATCGTGCTCGACGAGTACCGGATCCTGAACAACGACAACCTGCGCTACGACGACGAGTTCGTGAAGCACAAGATGCTCGATGCGATCGGCGACCTGTACGTGGTCGGTCATCCGCTCCTCGCGTCGTACACCGCGTACAAGTCGGGCCACGGCCTGAACAACCAGCTGCTGCGCGCACTGCTCGCGGACGAAAGCGCCTACGAGATCGTGTCGTTCGACGATCCGAAGGCCGCGCCGCGCGGCTTCGGCTTCGACGCGCAGGCTGCGTTCGCGTGACGCGCGCCGCGCCATGGCGCCGCGCCATGAAAAAAAGCGACCCGAGGGTCGCTTTTTTTTTGTCCCGGCGGCGCTCAGCGCGGCGGTTTCGCGTGCCGGGCGGCCATGCGCGCGAGCGCGATCTGCAGCGGCGACGGTTCGAGCGCGTCGGCGAGCGTGCGCAGCGCATCGGCGCCCGCCGCCGACAGGCGCGCCTCCTTGATGCGTGGCGGTTCGGGCGCGTGCTGCGGGCGCACCCGCAGTTTCAGCGCCGTGACCGGCCAGCCGCGCGCCTGCAGGTCGCCGAGCAGGCGCGGCTCGACTTGCCGCAGGCGCGCGGCGAGCGCGTTGTGCGCGGCGAACAGCGTGAGCACGCCTTCCTTGATGAAGCCGGGTTCGATATTGTTCGCGAGGTAGTCCGGCAGCAGGCTGGCCAGATCGCGACGCAGCGCGGCCACCTGCTCGACGCCCGCGCGCAGCGCCGCATAGGCGTCGCTGCGGTTCAGCACGTCGGCTGCGGCCTGCGGGCGCGAGAAGCTCGACGGGAAGCGCGACGAGGAACGGTTCATGGACTCGGTGACGGCGTGGAGCGGCAAAGATGACGCGATTGTACCGCGCGAGGCAGGCGTCGGCGGAGGACCGCGGCGCGGGCGGGCGCGCGTGCTAAAATTCCTCGTTTGAATTCACTCATACGTTAAGCCGCCGAGGCTCGGCGCGCCGGGGGAGGTCAGCCGTACTCCGGGGCCGTTGCAGCGACGCACACCCGATCCGATGACAACCGGTTTTCTCCAGAAGATTTTTGGCAGCCGCAACCAGCGGCTCGTCAAGCAATACCAAAAGACCGTCGCTACGATCAATGCGTTGGAAACGCAGATCGAGCAGCTGACGGACGACCAGTTGCGCGGCAAGACGGATGAGTTCCGCCAGCGTGTCGCGGGCGGCGAGTCGCTCGACAAGCTGCTGCCCGAGGCGTTCGCCGTGTGCCGCGAGGCGAGCCGGCGGGTGCTGAAGATGCGGCACTTCGACGTGCAGCTGATCGGCGGCATGGTGCTGCACTACGGCAAGATCGCGGAAATGCGCACCGGCGAGGGCAAGACGCTCGTCGCGACGCTCGCGGCCTACCTGAACGCGCTGTCCGGGCGCGGCGTGCACGTCGTCACCGTGAACGACTACCTCGCGCAGCGTGACGCCGAGTGGATGGGGCGGCTCTACAACTTCCTCGGGCTCTCGGTCGGCATCAACCTGTCGCAGATGGAGCACGACCAGAAGCAGCAGGCCTACGCGGCCGACATCACCTACGGCACCAACAACGAATTCGGCTTCGACTACCTGCGCGACAACATGGTCTACGAGACCGAGGCGCGGGTGCAGCGGCCGCTCAATTTCGCGATCGTCGACGAGGTCGACTCGATCCTGATCGACGAGGCGCGCACGCCGCTCATCATCTCGGGCCAGGCGGAAGACCACACCGAGCTGTACGTGCGCATGAACGCGCTGCCGCCGCTGCTCGAGCGCCAGATCGGCGAGGAGAAGGCCGACGGCACGGGCGTCGAGAAGCCCGGCGACTACACGCTCGATGAAAAGGCCCGCCAGGTGTTCCTGACGGAATCGGGCCACGA is a window of Burkholderia sp. FERM BP-3421 DNA encoding:
- the lpxC gene encoding UDP-3-O-acyl-N-acetylglucosamine deacetylase, with protein sequence MLKQRTIKSIVKTVGIGLHSGRKIELTLRPAAAGTGIVFSRIDLPTPVDIPASAMSIGDTRLASVLQKDGARVSTVEHLMSACAGLGIDNLYVDVTAEEIPIMDGSAASFVFLIQSAGIEEQNAPKRFIQVKKPVEIRDGDKFARLDPYFGFKLKFTIDFRHPAVDKTGQELEVDFANTSYVREIARARTFGFAHEGEMLRELGLARGATMDNTIVLDEYRILNNDNLRYDDEFVKHKMLDAIGDLYVVGHPLLASYTAYKSGHGLNNQLLRALLADESAYEIVSFDDPKAAPRGFGFDAQAAFA
- a CDS encoding DciA family protein produces the protein MNRSSSRFPSSFSRPQAAADVLNRSDAYAALRAGVEQVAALRRDLASLLPDYLANNIEPGFIKEGVLTLFAAHNALAARLRQVEPRLLGDLQARGWPVTALKLRVRPQHAPEPPRIKEARLSAAGADALRTLADALEPSPLQIALARMAARHAKPPR